A single genomic interval of Pochonia chlamydosporia 170 chromosome 7, whole genome shotgun sequence harbors:
- a CDS encoding ribosomal protein L22e (similar to Metarhizium robertsii ARSEF 23 XP_007819220.2), translating to MAPQTKKSGKAQKQTKKFIINAQQPASDKIFDVSAFEKFLQDTIKVEGRTNNLGDNVIVQQQGEGKIEIIAHNELSGRYLKYLTKKFLKKQQLRDWLRVVSTSRGVYELKFFNVVNDEADEDDE from the exons ATGGCTCCTCAGACT AAGAAGTCGGGCAAGGCCCAGAAGCAGACCAAGAAG TTCATCATCAACGCTCAGCAGCCTGCTAGCGACAAGATCTTCGACGTCTCTGCTTTCGAAAAGTTCCTCCAGGACACCATCAAGGTCGAGGGCCGCACCAACAACCTGGGCGACAATGTCATTGTCCAGCAGCAGGGCGAGGGCAAGATTGAGATCATTGCCCACAACGAGCTGTCTGGTCGCTACCTCAAGTACCT GACCAAGAAGTTCctcaagaagcagcagctccgTGACTGGCTCCGAGTCGTCTCCACCTCCCGTGGTGTCTATGAGCTCAAGTTCTTCAACGTCGTCAACGACGAGGctgacgaggatgacgagtaA
- a CDS encoding mitochondrial carrier protein (similar to Metarhizium acridum CQMa 102 XP_007808945.1): protein MASTVVGGTQAGKEDVPTTAKKSSSRDYKGFVAGVFSGIAKLSVGHPFDTIKVRLQTTNKGRFTGPLQCVTQTIKNEGVRGLYKGATPPLVGWMFMDSIMLGSLTVYRRLMAENIFHASSWTPGAGDNVGLGFTALIDRFNSSPSSSLTNLPPLGHGIAGIFAGATVSFIAAPVEHVKARLQIQYAAKKSQRMYSGPIDCLRRIYTHHGVRGVYHGLCATMIFRSLFFFWWGSYDMLSRWMRQKTNMSAPAINFWAGGLSAQIFWLTSYPSDLVKQRIMTDPLGGGLGDGERKFPRWKNAAVAVYRESGWRGYWRGFLPCFLRAFPANAMALLVFEGVMRTLP, encoded by the exons ATGGCCTCGACAGTAGTTGGCGGCACGCAGGCCGGCAAGGAGGATGTACCTACAACAGCCAAGAAGTCCTCATCGCGGGATTATAAAGGCTTTGTAGCAGGGGTCTTTAGCGGCATCGCCAAACTCTCAG TCGGCCACCCCTTCGACACCATCAAAGTCCGCCtccaaaccacaaacaaagGCCGCTTCACCGGGCCCCTCCAATGCGTCACACAAACCATCAAGAACGAAGGCGTCCGCGGCCTCTACAAGGGCGCAACACCGCCCCTAGTAGGCTGGATGTTCATGGACTCCATCATGCTAGGCTCCCTAACCGTCTACCGCCGCCTCATGGCCGAGAACATCTTCCACGCCTCGTCATGGACCCCCGGCGCCGGCGACAACGTCGGCCTCGGATTCACCGCCCTCATCGACAGATTCAACTcctcgccatcatcctcacTCACAAATCTTCCCCCACTAGGCCACGGCATAGCAGGCATCTTCGCCGGCGCAACGGTAAGCTTCATCGCCGCACCGGTCGAGCACGTCAAAGCCCGTCTGCAGATCCAGTACGCGGCCAAGAAGTCGCAGCGCATGTACTCCGGCCCCATAGACTGCCTGCGCAGAATCTACACCCACCACGGCGTGCGCGGCGTCTACCACGGACTATGTGCCACCATGATTTTCCGAAGcctgttcttcttctggtgGGGCAGCTATGATATGCTTTCGAGGTGGATGCGGCAGAAGACGAATATGAGTGCGCCGGCGATTAATTTCTGGGCGGGCGGGCTGAGTGCCCAGATTTTCTGGCTGACTAGCTATCCGAGTGATTTGGTGAAGCAGAGGATCATGACGGATCCTTTGGGAGGCGGGCTAGGGGATGGGGAGAGGAAGTTTCCGAGGTGGAAGAATGCTGCTGTGGCGGTCTATAGGGAGAGCGGCTGGAGGGGGTATTGGAGAGGCTTTTTGCCTTGCTTTTTGAGAGCGTTTCCTGCGAATGCGATGGCGTTGTTGGTTTTTGAGGGTGTTATGAGGACGTTACCTTAG